One window from the genome of Dyella sp. A6 encodes:
- a CDS encoding dihydrofolate reductase family protein gives MRKLIVPAFISLDGVMQAPGGPQEDTSNGFVRGGWIWPYADSSIKPMDGLFEQPIDLLLGRRTYDIFASYWPQVPADAPHRGIADRFNQAAKHVATHHADTLDWQNSYSLGLDILATVRALKLADGPDLVTQGSSELVHQLLASDLVDELRLLVYPLLLGAGKRLFDDRAQAAAFRLASSKTTPGGVQVNRYLHEGPVRTGSFG, from the coding sequence ATGCGCAAGCTCATCGTTCCCGCGTTCATCAGCCTCGATGGCGTCATGCAGGCACCCGGTGGTCCGCAGGAAGACACCAGCAACGGCTTCGTCCGTGGCGGCTGGATCTGGCCCTATGCCGACAGTTCCATCAAGCCGATGGACGGGCTGTTCGAACAGCCGATCGACCTGCTGCTGGGACGACGCACCTACGACATCTTCGCCAGCTACTGGCCGCAGGTGCCCGCCGATGCACCGCACCGAGGCATCGCCGACCGCTTCAACCAGGCCGCCAAGCATGTCGCCACCCATCATGCCGACACGCTCGACTGGCAGAACAGCTACAGCCTGGGACTGGACATCCTCGCCACGGTCCGCGCCCTCAAACTTGCCGACGGTCCCGACCTGGTCACCCAGGGCAGCAGCGAACTGGTCCACCAGTTGCTGGCCAGCGACCTGGTGGACGAGCTGCGCCTGCTGGTCTACCCGCTGCTGCTCGGCGCCGGCAAGCGGCTGTTCGACGACCGTGCGCAGGCGGCGGCCTTCCGCCTCGCATCGAGCAAGACCACGCCCGGCGGCGTGCAGGTCAACCGTTACCTGCACGAAGGCCCGGTACGCACCGGCTCGTTCGGCTGA
- a CDS encoding glycosyltransferase family protein yields the protein MRILYGVQTTGRGHLVRARALIAALKARGHEVHTLFSGPPVETVWLDAVFEPWTVREGLTHISIDGRVSYLATARRLRLLQLVRDVQRFDAGGFDLVISDYEPISARIARRVGLPSIGVGHLYAYAHRVPMAGHNLLNHAVMRRFAPVDMPLGLHWHHFGQPILPPMILPDVPAPADVTEDGPVLVYLGFESLDAVTALLGGLRDTRFRIYTRVDAPRQLGNLELMPIDRTRFLADLVRARGVICNTGFSLVSEALHLGKRILTKPVRHQTEQESNAESLEQLGLATVCRTLDARTITTWLDSPVPVPMHYPDVMHAVLAWIDERQDRPLQALADMLWSQVGGIRPDLLRPSALSASPLACAQTGP from the coding sequence ATGCGAATCCTGTACGGCGTTCAGACGACGGGACGGGGACACCTGGTGCGTGCCCGGGCGCTCATCGCGGCGCTGAAGGCACGCGGCCACGAGGTGCACACCCTGTTCAGCGGACCACCGGTCGAAACCGTGTGGCTGGATGCCGTTTTCGAACCGTGGACCGTGCGCGAAGGGCTGACCCACATCTCGATCGACGGGCGCGTCAGCTATCTGGCCACCGCTCGCCGCCTGCGCCTGCTGCAGCTGGTGCGGGACGTGCAACGCTTCGATGCTGGCGGCTTCGATCTGGTGATCTCGGACTACGAACCGATCAGCGCCCGCATTGCCCGGCGCGTGGGACTGCCCAGCATCGGCGTCGGCCACTTGTATGCCTACGCGCACCGCGTGCCGATGGCCGGCCACAACCTGCTCAATCATGCGGTGATGCGCCGCTTCGCCCCGGTGGACATGCCGCTCGGCCTGCACTGGCATCACTTCGGCCAGCCGATCCTGCCGCCGATGATCCTGCCCGACGTGCCCGCGCCCGCCGACGTCACCGAAGACGGTCCGGTGCTGGTCTACCTGGGTTTCGAATCGCTCGACGCCGTGACCGCGCTGCTCGGCGGGCTGCGCGACACGCGGTTCCGCATCTACACACGCGTCGATGCGCCCCGGCAACTCGGCAACCTGGAACTGATGCCGATCGATCGCACCCGCTTCCTGGCGGACCTGGTGCGCGCACGCGGGGTGATCTGCAATACCGGATTCTCGCTGGTCAGCGAGGCGCTGCACCTGGGCAAGCGTATCCTGACCAAGCCGGTCCGCCATCAGACCGAACAGGAGTCCAATGCCGAGTCGCTGGAACAGCTCGGCCTGGCCACGGTCTGCCGCACGCTCGATGCACGCACCATCACAACATGGCTGGACAGCCCGGTTCCCGTGCCGATGCACTACCCCGACGTGATGCATGCCGTGCTCGCCTGGATCGACGAGCGGCAAGACCGCCCGTTGCAGGCGCTGGCCGACATGCTGTGGTCGCAGGTCGGCGGCATTCGCCCGGACCTGCTCCGGCCATCCGCCCTCTCCGCCAGCCCCTTGGCCTGTGCGCAGACAGGGCCATGA
- a CDS encoding PadR family transcriptional regulator: MSPVRTPSTQTRMLLSALLSQRRQWLHGYDLSERTGLPSGTLYPILMRLSDRGMLESKWQPSPHQGRPPRKLYRLTAEGAAYAVQHASDLSAPWRPLSPEQT, from the coding sequence ATGTCTCCCGTTCGCACCCCTTCGACACAGACCCGCATGCTGCTGTCGGCGCTGCTGTCACAGCGGCGGCAATGGCTGCATGGATATGACCTGTCCGAGCGGACTGGGCTCCCGTCCGGCACGCTGTATCCCATCCTCATGCGTCTGAGTGATCGGGGCATGCTCGAATCGAAATGGCAGCCATCACCACATCAGGGGCGTCCGCCGAGAAAACTGTATCGGTTGACTGCGGAGGGGGCGGCTTACGCCGTGCAGCATGCGTCGGATTTGAGCGCGCCATGGCGACCGTTGTCGCCGGAGCAGACCTGA
- a CDS encoding M90 family metallopeptidase: MFEKFRRWRVRHIIARHPIAEPVWQAALQRCAPARRLGASDQATLRVLATLFLESKSLEPVRGLQLDEADRVLLATHACIPILKLGLDWYDGWHSVIVYPDAFIPNRTYVDAAGVVHQNHAVLAGEAWGRGPVILSWADVLKAGTRPGHNVVIHEMAHKLDMLNGDANGFPPLHRRMDRRVWSKTLSGAWDHLREQRRHDLPLPIDPYALENPAEFFAVVSEQFFEAPATLLEHLPQVYRQLEQFYRQHPY; the protein is encoded by the coding sequence ATGTTCGAAAAGTTCAGACGCTGGCGTGTACGCCACATCATTGCCCGACACCCCATCGCCGAGCCGGTCTGGCAGGCCGCGTTGCAGCGCTGTGCGCCGGCACGCCGCCTGGGCGCATCCGACCAGGCCACGCTGCGCGTGCTGGCCACGTTGTTCCTCGAAAGCAAATCGCTGGAGCCGGTACGGGGTTTGCAGCTGGACGAGGCGGACCGCGTGCTGCTCGCCACGCATGCCTGCATACCGATCCTGAAGCTGGGGCTGGACTGGTACGACGGCTGGCACAGCGTCATCGTCTATCCCGATGCCTTCATCCCTAACCGAACCTACGTCGACGCCGCGGGCGTGGTGCACCAGAACCACGCCGTGCTGGCCGGCGAGGCGTGGGGGCGTGGTCCGGTGATCCTGTCGTGGGCCGACGTACTGAAAGCCGGCACCAGACCCGGACACAACGTGGTCATCCACGAGATGGCGCACAAGCTGGACATGCTCAACGGCGACGCCAACGGCTTTCCGCCACTGCACCGACGGATGGACCGCCGGGTCTGGTCGAAAACACTGTCCGGCGCATGGGACCATCTGCGCGAGCAGCGCCGTCACGACCTGCCGTTGCCGATCGACCCGTATGCGCTGGAAAACCCTGCCGAATTCTTCGCGGTGGTCAGCGAGCAGTTCTTCGAGGCGCCGGCAACGCTGCTAGAGCATCTGCCGCAGGTCTATCGCCAGCTCGAGCAGTTCTACCGCCAGCACCCGTACTGA
- a CDS encoding DUF3228 family protein — MSIVLTEFARPRLFPREPRRNTIQDCTPAEFERRLNEQTPLQVLDGYAPFCKLHVHRNWTSTRCLTVPITDGNRHLLRSDYEARTRGELPVLVRWFEGLDPPVADYLIPILYSREQLAREGSPIDADWGVVGCMYTAEPAETPMAPITMMRNALGVDEGGSGVPLDREAYARSVEFWRTHANWRG, encoded by the coding sequence ATGTCGATTGTCCTGACCGAATTCGCCCGTCCCCGCCTGTTTCCCCGTGAGCCCCGGCGCAACACCATCCAGGACTGCACGCCTGCCGAATTCGAACGCCGGCTCAATGAGCAGACACCGCTGCAGGTGCTCGATGGCTATGCGCCATTCTGCAAGCTGCATGTGCATCGCAACTGGACATCCACCCGCTGCCTGACGGTGCCGATCACCGACGGCAACCGGCACTTGCTGCGTTCGGACTACGAAGCGCGCACGCGGGGCGAGCTGCCGGTGCTGGTGCGCTGGTTCGAGGGGCTGGATCCGCCGGTGGCGGATTACCTGATACCGATCCTGTACAGCCGCGAGCAGCTGGCCAGGGAAGGCTCGCCGATCGATGCCGACTGGGGCGTGGTGGGCTGCATGTATACCGCCGAGCCCGCCGAGACACCGATGGCGCCGATCACCATGATGCGCAATGCGCTGGGCGTGGACGAAGGTGGCTCCGGCGTGCCGCTGGACCGCGAGGCCTATGCGCGCAGCGTGGAGTTCTGGCGTACCCACGCCAACTGGCGCGGGTGA
- a CDS encoding PH domain-containing protein yields MRLAHLSKVGKPARIMRTSFREWRTGRYGQARLPGVQCRLIRRWAMSNMTAWRFRPRVGGFYVALGIIPMLAVVAAFGMGWRAVPLALVAVAVVVLLALSGLVLGTWYALREHDLYVRFAVFFRVTIPYADITSVRIVDSVQASSALDRRRVRIEWRDAAVPWERVCDVSPADRERFLALLKSRVSPQAWALTAAGRGV; encoded by the coding sequence ATGCGCCTTGCCCATCTGTCAAAGGTCGGCAAGCCTGCGCGGATCATGCGGACGTCTTTCCGGGAGTGGCGGACAGGTCGCTACGGTCAGGCCCGCTTGCCGGGTGTACAGTGCCGCCTGATTAGGAGATGGGCGATGTCGAACATGACAGCGTGGCGCTTCAGGCCCAGGGTCGGCGGCTTTTACGTCGCGCTGGGCATCATTCCGATGCTGGCCGTCGTCGCTGCCTTCGGCATGGGCTGGCGTGCTGTGCCACTGGCGCTGGTTGCCGTGGCGGTTGTGGTTCTGCTGGCCTTGTCGGGTCTGGTGCTGGGCACGTGGTATGCGCTGCGCGAGCATGATCTCTACGTGCGGTTCGCGGTGTTCTTCCGGGTCACGATTCCCTATGCCGACATCACGAGCGTGCGCATCGTGGACAGTGTGCAGGCGAGTTCGGCGCTGGACCGGCGGCGCGTCAGGATCGAATGGCGCGATGCAGCGGTGCCGTGGGAACGCGTTTGCGATGTGTCTCCGGCCGACCGCGAGCGCTTCCTGGCGTTGTTGAAAAGCAGGGTATCGCCGCAGGCGTGGGCACTCACTGCGGCTGGCCGCGGCGTCTGA
- a CDS encoding glycoside hydrolase family 27 protein, with translation MTPCRTLRSIAAFALLALLAGTPAHALDNGLARTPPMGWNSWNAFHCNVSAKLVEATADAMVASGMKAAGYTYVNIDDCWLLKQRGPHGELVPDPAKFPQGIKAVADYVHSKGLKLGIYESAGATTCAGYPGSLGHEKQDARQFASWGVDYLKYDNCGDRDGETYEQRYTAMRDALLATGRPIVYSLCEWGRKSPWRWAPSVGNLWRTTQDITPRWHTDQPDNQYPQGILDILDQQAALSHASHPGAWNDPDMLEVGNGYLSDNENRAHFSLWALLNAPLIAGNDLRHMSDAVRSILTNREVIAVDQDWGGRQGYRVHRNGNADVWAKPMSDGSVAVILLNRGRGPLHIATTAAAIGLKHAASYTVRNLWQHRSHMSRGVIAADVPTHAVAMFRVWPGKHTVL, from the coding sequence ATGACGCCTTGCCGCACGTTGCGCTCGATCGCCGCATTCGCCCTGCTCGCACTGCTGGCCGGCACGCCCGCGCACGCACTCGACAACGGCCTCGCACGCACACCGCCGATGGGCTGGAACAGCTGGAACGCGTTCCACTGCAACGTCAGCGCCAAACTGGTCGAGGCGACGGCCGATGCCATGGTGGCCTCCGGCATGAAGGCTGCGGGCTACACCTACGTCAACATCGATGACTGCTGGCTGCTGAAGCAACGCGGCCCGCACGGCGAGCTGGTGCCGGACCCGGCGAAGTTTCCGCAAGGCATCAAAGCCGTGGCCGACTACGTGCACAGCAAGGGCCTGAAGCTCGGCATCTACGAATCGGCCGGCGCCACCACCTGCGCCGGCTACCCGGGCAGTCTCGGCCATGAGAAGCAGGATGCCCGGCAGTTTGCCAGCTGGGGCGTGGACTACCTCAAGTACGACAACTGCGGCGACCGGGATGGCGAGACCTATGAGCAGCGCTATACCGCCATGCGCGATGCGCTGCTGGCGACCGGGCGACCGATCGTCTACAGCCTGTGCGAATGGGGCAGAAAGTCGCCGTGGCGCTGGGCGCCATCGGTCGGCAACCTCTGGCGCACCACCCAGGACATCACCCCACGCTGGCATACCGACCAGCCGGACAACCAATACCCGCAGGGCATCCTGGACATCCTCGACCAGCAGGCCGCGCTGTCGCATGCGTCGCACCCTGGCGCATGGAACGACCCGGACATGCTCGAAGTCGGCAACGGCTACCTCAGCGACAACGAGAACCGTGCGCACTTCAGCCTGTGGGCGCTGCTCAATGCCCCGCTGATCGCAGGCAACGATCTGCGTCACATGTCCGATGCCGTGCGCAGCATACTCACCAACCGCGAAGTGATCGCGGTGGATCAGGACTGGGGCGGTCGCCAGGGCTACCGTGTCCATCGCAACGGCAACGCCGATGTCTGGGCCAAGCCCATGTCCGATGGCTCGGTCGCGGTGATCCTGCTCAACCGCGGACGCGGCCCGCTGCACATCGCCACTACTGCCGCTGCCATCGGCCTGAAGCACGCCGCCAGCTACACCGTGCGCAACTTGTGGCAACACCGCAGCCACATGAGTCGAGGTGTCATCGCAGCCGACGTGCCCACCCATGCGGTGGCAATGTTCCGTGTCTGGCCGGGCAAGCACACGGTACTTTAG